Part of the Campylobacter suis genome, AAAATGGGTGTTTTAGACTGGGTTATGCTCGTGGCTTTTATGGCGTTTTTGCTATTTATGTTGCGTGGAATGACTATGCAAATCATGAAAAAAGATAAGAAAAGACGAGAAAAAAAGAATAAGAAGGATGAAAATGAATAAAGAACTTTTGATAGAAATCGGTGTAGAAGAACTGCCAGCGATACCGTTTTTAAAGGAGTTGCCAAACATTAGATCAAAGTGGCAGGCTGTGCTTGATGAGTATAGATTAGCAAGTGAGTTTGAGTTTTATTTTACGCCACGAAGACTTGTACTCTTTCACAAAAATTTTGCTCTAAAGCAACCTGATAGCGTAGTTCAGATGATAGGTGCACCAAAGCATGTGGCTATAAAGGATGGCGCATTTAGTCCAGCTGCACTTAGTTTTGCAAAAAAGTGCGGTATAGCTGAGAGCGAGCTTAAGTTTAAAGAGATAGATGGCAAAGAGGTCTTGTATTATGAACAAGAAGTCATCGGTAATGATAGCAAAAACTTACTTGGCGATATGGTAGAGAAATTTTTACTAAGCCTTAGTTTTGGTAAGTCTATGCGATGGGGTAGGGGTGAGTTTGAGTTTATCCGCCCGATAAGATCATTTTTATGTCTTTTAGGTGATGAAAGCGTGAGTTTTACTAAATTTGGCATAGCAAGTGAGGCCCGTAGCTATCCGCACCGAGATATAGGCTATGAGAAGGTAGGCGTTGCAAGTATCTCTGAGTATTTTAGTGGCGCCAAGGCTCGTGGCATAGTGCTTGACGCAAACGAACGAAGAGTTAAGATATTAGAGCAGTTTAAGGCAATAGAAGCACAAAATGGCGTTGAGATAGGGCTTGATGAGGATTTGCTCGATGAAGTTGTGGCGATAACTGAAGCGCCAAATGCTCTGCTTGGTGGCTTTGAAGCTGAGTTTTTAGAGGTGCCAAGCGAGGTCATCATCACATCAATGAAAGAAAATCAGCGCTATTTTCCAGTGTTTAAAAATGGCAAACTAAGCAATCACTTTGTTGTCGTTAGCAACTCTCTAAGCACCGATAGTGCGCTCATTGTGCAAGGCAATGAAAAGGTCTTGCGTGCGCGTTTAAGCGATGCGATGTTCTTTTGGCAAAGCGATTTAAAGGCTGAGTTTAGCCCAGAAAAGCTAAAAAATGTAACCTATCTAAAAGAGCTTGGAAACACGTATGAAAAGTGCGAGCGAGAGCTAAAAGTGGCGCTTGCTCTGTCTGAAAAATTTGCTGATAAGCTAAGGTCCGAAGTTGGCTCTGAGTATAAAGAGCTACTTACTCGCGCCGTTATGCTTAGTAAGGCGGATCTTACAAGTGGTATGGTGTATGAATTTACCGAGCTTCAAGGCGTGATGGGAAGCTACTATGCAAGAGCAAAGGGCGAGAGCGAGGCGGTGGTGAGAGCTATCGGCGAGCAGTATCTACCAAACGGTGAGGCAAGCGCTATGCCAAGCACGACATTTAGCGCACTTGTAGCACTTGCGATAAAGCTTGAGACGCTTGTTGGGCTATTTAGCGTGGGTAAAATTCCAACCGGCAACAAAGACCCATACGCACTTCGCCGCGCAGCAAATGGTGTGATAAAAATTTTACAAGACAATGAGTTTAGCTTTGATATGAGCGAGTTTTTAAGCGATATAGCAAAAGGATACACAAAATTTGACGTGGGTGCGCTTGTAGGCTTTATAAACGAGCGACTTTATACATTTTTTGAGAGCAATCCTTCTATCATCAAAGCTTGCCTTAGCTCGGCAAAAGGCGACTTGCTAGCGCAAATTTCAGCGATAAAAGCACTTGAGAAGGTCTGTGCTAGTGAGAGCTTTAGAGAGAATTTCAGCACATTTAAACGTCTTGCAAACATCATAAAAGATGAGATAAAAACGGGCGTTGATGAGAGTTTGTTTGAGGCGGAGGCTGAGAGAAATCTTTATGCTAAGTTTAAAGAAGTAGCAGAGCGCGAGCTAGGTGATGAGGATAAACTAAACACACTTTTTGCACTAAAAGGCGCTATAGATGGCTTTTTTGATGCGGTTATGATAAATGCCGAGGATGCTAAAATCCGCCACAACCGCCAGGCGCTAGTTGGTGAAATTTACAGCGAGTTTTTAAAAATTGCTGATATAAAAGAGATAAGTTTGTGATTTTGTTGCGAAATGCCATCTGGAATTTTTGTAATCTAAAAAAACATAAGTATAAAGCTAGGCAAAGCGTGCCTAGCTTTACAAAATTTAGAATTTATAGTTATAGCCGATATATGCACCGTAGTTTGCTAAGTCACCATCGCTAACAAAAATATTTTCAGCTTTAAAGCCAAATTCAACTTCATTATGCTCATCAAAACCATAAAATCCACCTACTTTTGCACCAAGCAGCCAGCTAGTTGTATTGTCGGCTGTATAAATCTCAGTTTCATCGGCATCAGTCTGAACAACAGCAAAACCAGTGTATGCACCAACTAAAAGTTTAAAATTCTCCGTAATTTTAGGCGTGTAGTCGGCATTTACAGAAAAGTTATGTGATTTCCACTTATATTCTCTTGTCTCTCCATCAATTTTAATGGTATCTTTTGTTTCAAGATTGTACGTGTACTCTATGTATGCTCTCCAACTACCAAAATCATAACCACCTTTTATACCAAAGTTAGCACCGCCGTCTTTTGCTTTATTAATGTCATCATGAAGTTATAATCACCATGAACGCCGATAAATACGCCATCAGCTATGGCTGAAACGGCAACAAGCGAACTAGCAAGCAATGCTTTAAAAACTAAATTTTCATACATACTCATTTAAAGATATTTGCAATAACAATTATACGAAATATTTTCTAAATTTACTTTTAATTAACGAAATTATTTGACAATTAGAGATTAAAAATCATTTTGATAAATTATTATCCATAAGATATACCCAACAAGACAAGGCAAGAATTCTACGAGTGACCACACGCACGCTACAAAACTGGCGTAAAAGCAAGCCAGAGCTGTATGCCATTATAGAAGCTAGTTTTTTATTACGAGAAAAATTAAATGTAGAAAACGAAATTTCACAGCAGGTACAAGAGCTTATTAAACAAGCATTGCCAAAACAATAAAATTTTCTAATCTAAATTTTTAAAAAATATAAAAAATTTAAAAACTAAGCACGCTAAAAATTACTCTAAAATTTCAAGCTTTGAAGTAAGATCTGCCATACCTTGTGCGTATGGAGCTGAAGTCGTAACAGCGTCAATGCCCGTTCTTGCAAACTCTGCGACATTTTTGGCATTTATGCCACCGCTTGCGATTATCCTTGCGTTGGATAAATTTCATCGCGCAGAGCAACTGCATTTTCAAGCATTTGCGGGCTAAATTTATCGCACTGCACTACATCCACGCCGGCTTTTAAAAGCTCTTTTGTTTGATCTAAGCTCTCAGCTTCAACCGCTATCTTTCGCTCTGGCATTTTGGCTTTAAAGCTTGGAATTTGCGCTAAAAACTCATTA contains:
- the glyS gene encoding glycine--tRNA ligase subunit beta, yielding MKMNKELLIEIGVEELPAIPFLKELPNIRSKWQAVLDEYRLASEFEFYFTPRRLVLFHKNFALKQPDSVVQMIGAPKHVAIKDGAFSPAALSFAKKCGIAESELKFKEIDGKEVLYYEQEVIGNDSKNLLGDMVEKFLLSLSFGKSMRWGRGEFEFIRPIRSFLCLLGDESVSFTKFGIASEARSYPHRDIGYEKVGVASISEYFSGAKARGIVLDANERRVKILEQFKAIEAQNGVEIGLDEDLLDEVVAITEAPNALLGGFEAEFLEVPSEVIITSMKENQRYFPVFKNGKLSNHFVVVSNSLSTDSALIVQGNEKVLRARLSDAMFFWQSDLKAEFSPEKLKNVTYLKELGNTYEKCERELKVALALSEKFADKLRSEVGSEYKELLTRAVMLSKADLTSGMVYEFTELQGVMGSYYARAKGESEAVVRAIGEQYLPNGEASAMPSTTFSALVALAIKLETLVGLFSVGKIPTGNKDPYALRRAANGVIKILQDNEFSFDMSEFLSDIAKGYTKFDVGALVGFINERLYTFFESNPSIIKACLSSAKGDLLAQISAIKALEKVCASESFRENFSTFKRLANIIKDEIKTGVDESLFEAEAERNLYAKFKEVAERELGDEDKLNTLFALKGAIDGFFDAVMINAEDAKIRHNRQALVGEIYSEFLKIADIKEISL
- a CDS encoding outer membrane beta-barrel protein — translated: MNKAKDGGANFGIKGGYDFGSWRAYIEYTYNLETKDTIKIDGETREYKWKSHNFSVNADYTPKITENFKLLVGAYTGFAVVQTDADETEIYTADNTTSWLLGAKVGGFYGFDEHNEVEFGFKAENIFVSDGDLANYGAYIGYNYKF